Within the Dolichospermum compactum NIES-806 genome, the region GGGCTAGTAAGCCCATAACAATACCTGCGCCATTTTTTTGTAGGTTGGGTTGAGCGGAGCAAAACCCAACGCACTTGTTAGGTTTCAATGCTATTGATCCGTGAACGTAAATGTTCCACAATCCAACCTACAAATCAAGGTTTTTTCAATTTGGCAAAAATATTGCTATAAGTTTCCTAATTTCCAAGCAGGACTCAACTAGTACGGCAGAGGGGAACTGAAAATAAATAACAAAAACATCACCAAAGCAAATTACGCCAGCTTTTTAGAGATTTTTAATGGTTAGTTATTTTCGCCGCTCTCCATTGCTAGTCAACAACTTTTTTAGACAATAACGGGGGTTAGAGGAGATGAGAATAACTTGCTCAACGTAAGTGAGGACTTTGAGAAAGTTTGATTTTTCTCCCCTATTTTCTTCACGGTTAATCCGCTTCAAAGATTTGAGAAAGGCAATTCCCACAACTAGGGCATAACTATCTCTAACCCCTTCACTAAATTATAACCGATGATCAAATTAATTTTCACAATGTGAATAGAGAAATTTAATTGTTTTTATTTCTGTCAATTTATTACCTAAGATAGTTACTTTGCCGCTGCATGGTAGTAGTAACTTCTATCTTAGGTGAGACTATTTTAGTCCTAATCAAAGGTGTAATACCGTGAACTCCTTACAGAGTCAAAATAACAATTCTCCCTATAATTTAAATAACTCGACTACAGAGGATTTGCATATACTAGAAGCTAATGAGTTTCTCCCCCATATCGGTAAATGGATTCATATCGGTGGGGGGGTAATGATTAGTATGTTTGTAGTGGCTGTGAGTCTTACTTCTGTTCTCTATTACAACATCACAGTTAAAGTCCCTGCAACTATCCGACCATTGGGAGAATTACGGTTAGTTGAATCTGCAATGACTGGAACTGTCAAAAGAATTGTCGTCAAAGAAGATCAGCTAGTAAATAAGGGAGAAATCATTGCTTATATTGATGACTCCCAATTGCAATCTCAAAAAAGACAACTGCAAAATACTATCGAGCAGAATCAATTACAACTTATTCAAATTGATGCTCAAATTAATCAAATCAATACTCAAATAATTGCTCAAATCAACTTAAATAACCGCACCATTGTAGCTGCACAGGCTGAATTAAATGGAACTGAACGCAACTATAAAGATCAGCAAATTAAAGCCAGTACAGAAATGATGCAAGCTCAAATAGCGATAACTTTAGCAAAAGAGCAACTAGCGAGATTACAAAAAGAAAAGGTATTAATAGCCACTGTACAAGAAGCAGAAGCAGGTTTAAAGCTGGCTATATTACAGCGCGATCGCTTGGAAAATATAGTTGCATCAGGAGCAATATCTCGCAATCTAATTGAGGAAAAAGAACAAGCTGTTAAATCGGCTCAAGCTAAATTAGAACAAGCTAAATCTACTACTAAGAATCTCCAAGAAGAAAAAGAACAAGCTGTTAAATTAGCTAAAATAAACTTAGAAAAAGCCAAAATTGCCGTTAATCCCAGTAATGCAAATGTAACGGTGGCTTTGGAAAGAATTAACCAAGAAAAGTCTAAAGGTGAAGGTAATTTAGCCGCTTTAAAAAAAGAGAGAGAGCTATTACTTCAACAACGGTTAGAATTACAAAAACAACAAATTCGCACTCGTCAAGAATTACAACAAATAGAAAATGAGTTGAATAAAAGTGTAATTCGCTCCCCAACAAATGGCACACTAATGCAACTCAAACTTCGCAACCCTGGACAGGTTGTACAACTTAGTGAGGCTCTTGCTCAAATTGCTCCTATGGATGCTCCCTTAATCATCAAAGCTCACGTTTCTGCTAAAGATATTGATAAGGTAAAAACAGGTCAAGCAGTTCAAATGCAAGTTTCAGCTTGTCCCTATCCAGACTATGGAACTCTCAAAGGAATTGTGAAAACAGTTGCCCCTGATATTCTAGCAACTACACAAAATAACTCTATGATCAGCTCACCCCAAGTAGCTAATTACGAAATCAATATTGAACCACAAAGTCTATTTTTAGGAAAAGGTAATCATTTATGTTATCTCAAATCTGGCATGGAAGGACGTGCTGATATTATTTCCCGTCAAGAAACTGTACTACAATTCATCCTCAGAAAAAGCAAATTAATCACCAATTTATAATTCAATACATTTCTAAAACCATAGGTTTTGTTAGGCGAAAGTACAACCCAACCAAAGTGTTAATAAAGTGGGGTTTCCTTTTGTCAACCCAACCTACTCAACTCCTCTTACTAATTATGCTTAATATCTTCAAATCTCATCAGAATTATCAGTGTGTTTTACAGTTAAGCGAAGAAGACTGTGGAGCAGCTTGTTTAGTTTCTATTACCAAACACTATGGACGCTTTTTAAGTATGATTAAAAGTCGAGAAGCTGTTGGTACTGGGCAATTAGGAACAACATTATTAGGGTTAAAAAGAGGTTCAGAAAATCTTGGTTTTAATGCTAGAGCCGTCAAAGCTTCTCCAGAAATTGTAGACAGAATTACGGAAATTACATTACCTGCAATTATCCATTGGCAAGGCTATCATTGGGTTGTGTTATATGGTAAAAAAGGAAAAAAATATGTTATTGCTGATCCGGCTGTTGGACTTCGTTATCTGACAAAAGAAGAATTAACCAATGCCTGGAATGGGGTAATGCTCTTATTAGAGCCAGATCCAGACCGCTTTTTTGAACAACCCCAAGAACAATCAAAAGGTGGGATAACGCGATTTTTTCGCCGCATTTTACCCTATCGTGGGTTGCTAACTCAGGTTTTAATGATTAATATTGTCCTGGGTTTACTAGCTTTGGGAACTCCTGTTTTAATCCAATTATTAACAGATGATGTTCTCGTGCGTGGAGATGTACAATTACTCACTGTTGTAGTTTCCGCTGTTGTTGTTATGAGTTTATTTGGTGGAGGTTTACAAGTATTTCAAGCCTTAATGATTTCTCATTTTGGACAAAGATTACAACTAGGTTTAGTTCTAGAATTTGGTCGTAAACTTCTGCAATTACCCTTAAATTATTATGAATCCCGTCGAAGTGGGGAAATTACTAGCCGACTACGAGATATTGGAGAAATTAACCAATTAGTATCACAGATTGTGATTGTTTTACCTAGTCAGTTTTTTATTGCTTTAATTTCTTTTTCTTTAATGTTATTTTATAGTTGGCAATTGACAATAGCCGTTTTATTAGTTGCTGGTTTAATGACTGTATCTACTTTACC harbors:
- a CDS encoding HlyD family efflux transporter periplasmic adaptor subunit, encoding MNSLQSQNNNSPYNLNNSTTEDLHILEANEFLPHIGKWIHIGGGVMISMFVVAVSLTSVLYYNITVKVPATIRPLGELRLVESAMTGTVKRIVVKEDQLVNKGEIIAYIDDSQLQSQKRQLQNTIEQNQLQLIQIDAQINQINTQIIAQINLNNRTIVAAQAELNGTERNYKDQQIKASTEMMQAQIAITLAKEQLARLQKEKVLIATVQEAEAGLKLAILQRDRLENIVASGAISRNLIEEKEQAVKSAQAKLEQAKSTTKNLQEEKEQAVKLAKINLEKAKIAVNPSNANVTVALERINQEKSKGEGNLAALKKERELLLQQRLELQKQQIRTRQELQQIENELNKSVIRSPTNGTLMQLKLRNPGQVVQLSEALAQIAPMDAPLIIKAHVSAKDIDKVKTGQAVQMQVSACPYPDYGTLKGIVKTVAPDILATTQNNSMISSPQVANYEINIEPQSLFLGKGNHLCYLKSGMEGRADIISRQETVLQFILRKSKLITNL